From the genome of Deinococcus sp. AJ005, one region includes:
- a CDS encoding response regulator transcription factor, with translation MRLLIVEDDPHIAELLRDGLGEEGYECDHAASAHEGAELARLFPYSLLILDVMLPEGIDAGYVLSRQLREGGLNTPILYLTARGTVEDRVEGLEAGGDDYLLKPFAFKELRARVRALLRRASGNAQNTLPLPGGWVMDLGGRELYRAGVRADLTRREFGLLELLALNGNRAFTRDEIIDRLWSGETGVEPKVIDVYVSTLRRKTGDGLIETLRGVGYRLGRAD, from the coding sequence ATGCGCCTTCTGATCGTCGAGGATGACCCCCACATCGCCGAACTGCTGCGCGACGGTCTGGGCGAGGAAGGCTACGAGTGTGACCATGCGGCCAGCGCGCACGAGGGCGCGGAACTGGCCCGGCTCTTTCCCTACAGCCTGCTGATCCTGGATGTGATGCTGCCCGAGGGCATCGACGCAGGCTATGTGCTGAGCCGTCAGTTGCGCGAAGGCGGCCTGAACACCCCAATCCTCTACCTGACGGCGCGCGGCACCGTGGAAGACCGGGTGGAAGGGCTGGAGGCGGGCGGTGATGATTACCTGCTCAAGCCGTTTGCCTTCAAGGAACTGCGGGCACGGGTGCGCGCGTTATTGCGCCGGGCCAGCGGCAACGCGCAGAACACGCTGCCCTTGCCGGGCGGCTGGGTGATGGATCTGGGCGGACGGGAACTGTACCGTGCGGGCGTGCGCGCCGACCTGACCCGCCGGGAATTCGGACTGCTGGAACTGCTGGCCCTGAACGGCAACCGTGCCTTTACCCGCGATGAGATCATTGACCGGCTGTGGAGCGGCGAGACGGGCGTGGAGCCGAAGGTGATCGACGTGTATGTCAGCACCCTGCGCCGCAAAACCGGGGACGGACTGATCGAGACGCTGCGGGGCGTGGGTTACCGTCTGGGACGTGCCGATTGA